In the genome of Osmerus mordax isolate fOsmMor3 chromosome 10, fOsmMor3.pri, whole genome shotgun sequence, the window ACGGCCAAGTTGTTGAGCTTGCCTTATCGTGATCAAGCCTTCATGAAACTGCCCATGCTTGTAGCCAAGTATGTGACACAGCAGGTTTGTCAGCACAGACACGCCCAAACACTGTGGGTTGATATTCAAGCCACTTCTCCATAATAATCCCTGGACTCAAACAATAGAAGCCGGATGAAAGTATCTAGGCCAGTGCCAGCATCACATGCTAATACGATTATGGATATCAGGTGTTCTGGTCAAAACCACCTCCCTCAATTAGAAATGGAGGGCTTGTCAGGTTGCTACATAGGGAACATTTCTGTCTATCTTCTGCCTAAATAGGCTTAGACCTCTGTGTAATAGATGTGTACCTGTCTGGTAAATATAGACTATTCCTTAACACTGcccaccaaaatactgttagaactgtgtACTTCTGGTCCTTGATTTATGCCGTACAACTTCCTATCCAATGCAGAATTAGATTTACAAAAATCTGAATTAAAAAAAACGTGTTCAATGAATAAAACGTAAAAATTAAGTTTATTAATCCCCAGTTGGGTATGTAATGCTTCTTTACTGTGTCTTTGTCAGGCCTGCTTTGCTTTACTAATTCAACACCTCGCCAACCTCCTTAAGACACCTGCATCACATCGTCAGGCCACCAGAAAGGTGTCGAAATCCCACTTATCGTTCTCCGGTTTCCACACACCTTGGTTGTCTTTCCAGTATGCGGTGCCAACCAGGTTTGCGGCCGGCGACAGAGACACAATGGGCGAGCCTAACCCGACACCTCACGGCGTTCACCGTGGTGACAAATGGGGGCCGGGATTAAGTTCTACCTGACACAGTAAACCTGTTTGGGCCCGACCCCAACATCAACGGTTCTGCCAGAGGCGGACGCCCTAATGACCGCAAGAGGGCCCAGGGGAATGGTGTTTACGGGATCTAGACGGAACCTCTTTTCCTGCCAGATTCCTGCAGCTAGGATACCGGTTACAGGTGCATGTGATTGAGTGATATTCTACTTAAAAGGCTGTAACTGGGAGTTTATTTGCAGTTGTTGTAAGCCAAACTATCACAGTGCTTTATCTTTACAGAGCGAGGACTGTTTAACAGTGACAGGTGTTAATGATATATGTGAACTatattatataaaaatatttttattgtgTGATGACTTAATTCACATTTACAGGTGATGACCTTGTGTCTGACCTCTTAGAACAACATAAACTTCTTATTAATCATTGTATGTGAACGTTGTCATTGTTGATTTGTTTTCTgaacactagatggcagtgtagCACCAAAGTTCGATAATCACACCATCGGTCCTTGAGTTTCTTCTAAGCAAATATGATCAGGTGTACTAGTAGAACGGTTCTGTCTGCAAGAGCCAGTGAGTCTCAATGAGACTGTTAAAGGATAGGTCTATCCGGTTGATATGTAAAAGCTGAAGTCCATATAAATGCATTACCTGTCACCGTAACGTTTTTGTAATTGCCGGTGGTAAGGGATGCTGGTATTTTATAACAGAACCGTAAAGCGACATGAGTCAGTGGGTCCATTATTATTCCATCCATGTCTGAACTCCGTGCTCCCTTTTCTCCGCTTCTGCTCTCTTCACCGTCTCTCCAACTCTGCTCGCCCTTCTTCCCACAAACACTAGTCAGGAGTTAATACCTTCAATGCAGTTTGTTGTATAGCCACTCAGGCCTACATGTTAACTATTACACCTTCTAAAGGTCACTCTTGAAAATGTTTAATAATTGATTAATTGCATTCACAAAAATGGCGATGTGTATACACTTATATATATCATTATGATACAAATGTCTTATTATTTGCACTGTTTGCAACATTTGAGATCGAGAACATGCCTTGAACATCACTATCAACACGATGATGTAATCGAATAAGAACACGCGTGCATGCCACATAAAATGTCTCAATGCACCATGCTGTTTGCTATCGAATACAGATTTCAAGAGACGATAGACCCTACAAAATCATTAAGCCATTCTGGTCTACTCAATCATctgacacacgtgcacatatTTTGCCATCCATAGACGTTTTCAAAACAGAGACGTTTGTAAGACACGCGGCTTTCTATTTGACCTCCACAACATTCCGAATGGACCGGGGCATTGTGGGTACTACGATTTGTAAACTAAAGGATGTCCGGTTGCATACAAATCATGGTAGTATATGGATTGGGGCTTCTGCAGGGTGTGGACAATGAGACCGTTCTAAATGCCTTGCAAGTGCACTCGACTAGTAGTGAGATTGACCAGGTATGATGACCTGCCTGGTTGGCCTGTTAAACTCCGATGGGTTAGTGGTTTAATGTGACTGTGCTGACTGACTAGTCTTATTAGGAAAAAATGCAACGTGCAACTCCAATTTTTAACACATCCCAATGTACTTGTCAACCGTGGGGTTTTCCAAGTTAAATATTCCTGGAAACGTAACTGGCCATGTCGAGCAGATCGTTTTTATTCAAGACAGTCCACTGACCGCATTGATGCACAAAACTCCTCTCCCAGTCTTCTGACTCGGCTGCAATCGCCGTATTTTACATCTAGCCATCGACCTGCGTGTCGGACTGCGGCGCAACCAACCACACTTTTCTACGGGCTATTTATACTGTAGTAGTCAGTGGTAAACACGCCTCATCTGCCTACTCATTATTCGTGCTAGTTGGTGCAATAAACTGCCTGTCAAGATACTTCCGCCCATTTGGACGCCTTTGGTTGGCTGgtgtcctttctctttctctctatcgcgGCGGTGGGTCGGATCCGCTGTGTCCCCGGTCTGGCACGTTCCTAACCAAATTCTTCTCGGTTTAAATTTGGATTCCCCTTTACGAAACCTTAAATTTGCAGCCCCTTCAAAATTAAAAGCCAATTCGTCTACATTTGCGCCTGTTCTCCCCACAAAAAGCTCTAAATTAGAACCACTATAAGATGGCGGTGATAAGCGGGATGTCGGGGTCGGCTGTTGCCCGGCTTGAGGGCCGAGAATTCGAATACCTTATGAAGAAGAGGTCGGTGACCATCGGACGGAACTCCTCGCAGGGCTCAGTAGATGTCAGCATGGGCCATTCCAGTTTTATCTCTCGCCGACACCTAGAAATTTTCACCGCAGGCGAAGACGGCACCGGTAGTGGGGACTTCTATCTTCGATGCCTTGGAAAAAACGGGGTGTTTGTGGACGGAGTGTTTCAAAGAAGAGGTGCTCCACCGCTGCAGCTCCCACGAATGTAAGAATAacatttgtttatgtttgtAATGTATTGCTGTAATTGCTAACCAAAATGTGCATATATTCAGATCTACCCTTTGTTATTGTTGTGTTCCCGTGCCGCACGTGTTGTGACAAGTAACACCAAACGCTCGTCTCCAGACACCCCACCTAGCTGGCCATAGCCTACTAAAAGCGCAATCCTTCTGCACAGCAAGCACAACAAGCTATTTACAACATAaaataaatgtacatttaccTGTATTCCAGTAACCAACACATTTGTTTGTAAGTAGTTAGCTTGCTGGCAACTACATTATACATTGTGTGCCATTGGCTCAATGTCGGCTTGGTTTCATGTGTTGCAATGTTTACCTATGATGAAACATGGTAGGTTCATATTTCTTCGTATGCGTTCCTTTGGAGCATAGCAAGCTAACGATACGGATTTACTGCCGCCTAATACCCTTGTTTTCTCATGGTAGCTATGGTATACTCCTCACATTCCAGCAACGGAATGTCCTGAATGCTCCTAAATTTGACCAAATTTCACACGTACGTTGGTTGTGATGATGGGGCAGACGAGCACTTAATTGTGCGACATGCTTGTGCAAGCACTGCGGACCACAATTGGGCATGGCAGCAAATTCAATTTAGACCTGGAATGGCCCTGGTCAGCCATCAGACACCTTATTGCTCCAAATATACCCGCTTGATAATGTAAGAAACGTTAGACATAGCCTGTTACATAAGAGTCATGATGGACATCCATATTTAAACCTTGTACACCCTTACCCTGGCCCCGTCCCCATGTCCCCAGCATTGCTATACAACTTCCTTATCTGTGtgccctgtctgcttgtctagactcgtataaacacacacctaaacacaagaCGATGCTGTCACTATCGGTCAGTGATCCTCCGTGTACAACCAGATAGTGACCGTGGATTGAGGGGGCTGGTAGTTTGCAAGAAGGCTTTTTCCAAAACATTGGACCGACCATCTTTGTTGGAAATCTAGTTTTGCTTGTGAGGTCAACCTGACAACATCTTTGTTATttattttcgttttttttgctttcccctcctctctctgtctctcaggtgCTGTTTCCGTTTCCCCAGCACAAACATAAAGATCACGTTCACCGCTCTGTCCAGTGACAAGAAGGAGGGCAGGAACGTGCCGGAATCGCCGGTCAAGCCCGTCCAGCCCCAGATATCGCCGCTGACTATCAACATTCCAGACAACATCGCCCATCTCATgagccccctgccctcccccacagGGACTATcaggtgggttgtgtgtgtgtgtgtgtgtgtgtgtgtgtgttgaggggaggTAGAATAAACTCCATGGAGACGTCAGAACTGAGACCAACTGATCTATTTTGATATCCTCTGTTCATGTGACAAGAACCTAGTTGAAGAGCTATAACAGTTTTACTCTAAGCCATCTATCTTTGCATCACAGATGCTCTACGATTGTCTGACTTGAACAGATTAGATGTCATCATTGCACATTTGGTATTCAGTTCGGTGTGCGATCTTCATCGATCTAgaccagccctggtcctcagggccccccatgtcctgcatgttttagatgtttccctgctccaacacacctgattcaaatgaatggttgttaccaggcttcttctgagctagataacgacccattcattagaatcaggtgtgttggagcagggaaacatctaaaacatgcaggacatgtGGTCCCCGAGGacaggtttgagaaccactgatctagaaCATGCCGGGCAGGGAGtcactgaggaccagggttaagaaccactgatctagaaCATGCCGGGCAGGGAGtcactgaggaccagggttaagaaccactgatctagaaCATGCCGGGCAGGGAGtcactgaggaccagggttaagaaccactgatctagaaCATGCCGGGCAGGGAGtcactgaggaccagggttaagaaccactgatctagaaCATGCCGGGCAGGGTGtcactgaggaccagggttaagaaccactgatctagaaCATGCCGGGCAGGGAGtcactgaggaccagggttaagaaccactgatctagaaCATGCCGGGCAGGGAGtcactgaggaccagggttaagaaccactgatctagaaCATGCCGGGCAGGGAGtcactgaggaccagggttaagaaccactgatctagaaCATGCCGGGCAGGGAGtcactgaggaccagggttaagaaccactgatctagaaCATGCCGGGCAGGGAGtcactgaggaccagggttaagaaccactgatctagaaCATGCCAGGCAGGGAGtcactgaggaccagggttaagaaccactgatctagaaCATGCCGGGCAGGGAGtcactgaggaccagggttaagaaccactgatctagaaCATGCCGGGCAGGGAGtcactgaggaccagggttaagaaccactgatctagacTCTACATGCACAACCGTACACCCAATACCCCGACCACCTTTTGGGATTGTAGAGTTTTCGCACCAGTCACCTCCTCGTAAATATCTCCCCCCGACACTTTAGTCTAACACGTGATTGGTCTGTCCCTCAGCGCGGCCAACTCGTGTCCTTCGAGTcccaggggggcggggctttCCAGCTACAGGATGGGCCGcgtgctgacctctgacctcatagGGGACAACTCCCAGTCAGAGAACGACAAGGATGCCTCGGGAGGGGACAGCCCCAAGGTGagcacccctgacctctgacctagaCCCTCAACTtgggactggtgtgtgtggggggagtggcCTGAATGTGTATGTCcttgtgtgtccatgtgcttgtgtgtttatccatgtgtgggctgtgtgtgtattaatgtgtCTGGACGTGTTTGGGGAGAGACTAAAGAGGGGCGTatccaggggggggggctggggtgtgctGCGCCCCCCCACAGATTTCTGCCGCGCCCCCCCaaatttctccccccccccctccccaagctCCTTCTGACTTCAGCCAAAATGGTTACATGTTGAAGCTATGAAAAAGTCTGTTAGTGCTTTCAGTAATATGCATTTTTTTTCAACCAATCTTGTTAAAGGTTCCCCAGTGATTGTCTGGTTGATAATGGGCAACGTAGGTTAGAGCTCCGCATCCACGTTTACCGATAAGTGAAATCAACCTCGAATCTCTTGCCACTCACTCACTTGTTCTCAAAGTTATTGTATATCGGTCTTTTGTGGAGGGCTTTTGACGAATAGTAAAGTGTAGCATTGGTGTTTAATGTTAGACCCTGGAATTTCATACTTCTGTTTCAGTTGTAATCTTTATTTGTGTCCGTAGAAGATACACGGGTTAAAGACGTTAACAGTCTTTTAGCTTCGTTAGCCATCGATTGTtctttgcgtgcgtgtttgtacctacaaagaaaaaccttttatCATGCATCGATATCTGATCCCCAAACCATCTACTACTATCCCTGCGACAAGGGATCTTAACTCCTactccagagcaggcagagcaTGCTGGTCCTAGTGGAAGCACTTCCCCGTCTCTCGGTACCAACATTACCGCTGCTGCCTGTGGGTGAAggcgagcatggtttgaatgacagcaaTCCAATGCAGCCTGTTCCGCAAACGTACCCCGtgcgcattttcagccaaggtcctagGGCATCGCTCTCAAACTTGGTTAGAGTACTCAGCCAAGCTAcatgcatgtttctgcttcccctgtcgacaatttggagccagaaaATGATAAAGAcgtcaccttcactagacaaggtttttaccaattggaaaacggcGGCGGTTTATTTTACATAGAGCTCCAAAAACTAATTTGCGCACAAATGAAAGACCCAAAATGCCCCAAAATAGGGCATTCACAGTAGCCTCCACCGTGCGTGCGCTCGCACTGTGGAGGATCCTGtccagcatcacatcaaacccaggatGTGTCAtgggtttgggctaagccccgaatgtgcataacgtctggctccgtgcctgattaacactcgttAAAGCAGACTCAAAAATGATAACATAATGgttatataaaaaattatacgacccccttccgtaatcatgatgcccccccagaaatgttcactgcccccccccagtcaaagcaggctgcatccggccctgggCGTATCACACATTGTGAATGCTCATTGGAAGTCCAGATGTTACTCAACACTCGTGAACTCAGACTTTGGATGGAGCAAACCGTGAAGTGACCCCGAGCATGGTGCGTGTGCTGgggagagcgtgtgtgcgtgcgtgcgcgcgcgccgggggggagagggatgtgtgtgtccttgcccGTTAACAAAAACAGTTGTTGTCGTCGTGCCGAGCTCTGTCCTCTCTCGTGACATCACATCCCCTGTTCTTCTTCTTTCCACGTTCGCAGGACGACTCGAAACCCCCCTACTCTTACGCCCAGCTGATAGTCCAGGCCATCACCATGGCGCCCGACAAGCAGCTCACGCTCAACGGAATCTACACCCACATCACCAAGAACTACCCCTACTACAGGACAGCAGACAAGGGCTGGCAGGTCAGCGTCTCCACGCCTCTGCTGGGTCTTATCCATCTGTGACCTCGGTCAATTGACATGTGCAATGCCTTGGAATCTCTGTCAATAAGCGCCTGTCTTTCATCTTAGGTTCTAGAtcctataaatgtgtgtgtgtgtgtgttctgagaacACCGGCCCCTCATCCCTCTGACTGTGGTCGTTCCAGAACTCGATCCGGCACAACTTGTCCCTGAACCGCTACTTCATCAAGGTGGCGCGTTCCCAGGAGGAGCCTGGGAAAGGGAGTTTCTGGAGGATCGACCCGTCGTCCGAGGGCAAGCTGATAGAGCAGGCCTTCCGGAAGCGAAGGCCCAGGGGCGTGCCTTGCTTCCGGACCCCGCTgggacccctctcctccaggtacaAGCCCCCaactcagcccctctctcctccaggtaccATCTCCCAACCCAACCGCCCTCCGCCAGGTACAAACCCCCATCCCAACCCCTCTTTCACATAATAGTAACCGGTGCCGAAGTATGGAGGATAGAAAGGTTATTAGGTGAGACGCTTGTTGTCAATGTGAAATCTGTAGTAAACCACtactgccccctagtggacTGAGCTTTGTACTGTCTGAAATGGCGCATGATAAAATCTGTCCCAGTCCAACAATTTGAGGTTATATTGTTCccgatcaaacacacacatgaccaaACTTGCTATCTATCTATGAAGTCATCTATCTACAGTACATGTCCTCACCCATCCCATTCTAAAACCATGCGTGTtccctacctgtccctctctcccctctctcttccatccctctctctctctcgctccctccctccctcctccccacaggagCGCCCCCGCCTCCCCCAACCACTCGGGAGTGCTGTCGGCCCACTCCAGCGGGGTCCAGACCCCCGACAGCCTGTCCCGAGAGGGCTCCCCCGTCCCCATGGAGCCAGAGCCCAGCCCGGCCCCCACGCCGCCCGCCGCGCTCCAGCCCAAACTGGCCGTCATCCAGGAGGCCCGCTTCGCTCACAGTGCCCCTGGTGAGCCcaacagatacagacagacagagacaaatgtATAGATATAGTTAGATACATCTATTCACCATGCAGACTTTGTAAAAATCGAATACATTTGTTCTATTTATTGTGATAGTTAAATGTTAATGGCTCTACAGTGTCCACACAGTAAGTATTGAACTTGCTCAAGTTTATCACCTGCTGTGTTATCACTAGAGGCAACAATCCTGATTCCTGCTTGCCCTTTCACCCCGTCTCTGATAGGCTCCCCCCTGAACAGCCAACCGGTGCTGATCGCCGTGCAGCGTCAGATGCCCCAGACCACCATGAAGCCTGTGACCTTCGCCATGGCGACCACCGCCATGGTAACCACTGCCGTTAGCTCCGCCCCCGTCATGCAGACGGTGCACGTCCTCCACCAGATCCCGgccgtcaccatggcaacagtgaCCAGAGGGCAACAGGCCTCGGTCGCCACGGTGAAGACGGAACCTCACGAGAACGGGGGCGTGG includes:
- the foxk2a gene encoding forkhead box protein K2; the encoded protein is MAVISGMSGSAVARLEGREFEYLMKKRSVTIGRNSSQGSVDVSMGHSSFISRRHLEIFTAGEDGTGSGDFYLRCLGKNGVFVDGVFQRRGAPPLQLPRMCCFRFPSTNIKITFTALSSDKKEGRNVPESPVKPVQPQISPLTINIPDNIAHLMSPLPSPTGTISAANSCPSSPRGAGLSSYRMGRVLTSDLIGDNSQSENDKDASGGDSPKDDSKPPYSYAQLIVQAITMAPDKQLTLNGIYTHITKNYPYYRTADKGWQNSIRHNLSLNRYFIKVARSQEEPGKGSFWRIDPSSEGKLIEQAFRKRRPRGVPCFRTPLGPLSSRSAPASPNHSGVLSAHSSGVQTPDSLSREGSPVPMEPEPSPAPTPPAALQPKLAVIQEARFAHSAPGSPLNSQPVLIAVQRQMPQTTMKPVTFAMATTAMVTTAVSSAPVMQTVHVLHQIPAVTMATVTRGQQASVATVKTEPHENGGVDHQEVKVKVEPVPAITTPSIGGASRIIQTSQATPLTTVTIVQQAPLGQHQLPVKTITQNGTHLLPITTAASTAVASSLHLLATHASASASLPTKRQNGDQQELPEPKRIKIVGEGAGGAPTVNNNNNNTGREGEVTLSQQDN